AACATCTTTTAAAAAATGGAGAGAGCCAGGCACTTATGAGTTATCCTCTTTCTATTATTCTATAACCCTAGTAAATGAGAGATTCCTTTGATGAAAATTAATAGTAAGCCGGCGAAAACGATTGAAGTTGCCGCTTGTTTTGATGCATGCATCATTGCGTGTTTTATGCCAAACTCCTTTGCAATCGTCCATATGGTTACAAGACATCCCGACAAAGTAGAGGCAAGAAAGACGACGACGAAAATCTCTGATAGTGTGAAAGTAGCTAGCAAAGCCCCGTTACTTTCATTAAATAAAAGGATTCCATCTTTTCTTAGGATGGAAAAAAATATACCTAAGCCAGCTTCTTCAGGCAATGTAAGCAAAGCGAATAAAGGTTTGAACACTTGGATGATCACATGAATGATCTTTAATTCATCTAAAAGAAAAGCAATGAAACAAATAACTAAGAAGATTGGCATCGCTTGTTTAAAAAACTGGCTGAGCATACCATTCAACTGTATTTTTACACGAGTCCATGAAGGCTTCCTTAAGGATGAGGCATATGAGTACATCATTGATGAAGTAGTCGGCATAAACCAGATCCTCGTATGAACAGCGCCAGCAACAAACAGCAATGTGATATAAGGAATGAAGAGCCACGGAGCATTGGCGACATTAAAGATGGATAATGTTGCACCGATTTGATAGCTACAGGCAGAACTGAAAGAAACCATTGATACACATTGTTTACGAGTACAGGATTGGCAATTTTTCGATTGAAGGACTGCAACAACATTACAGCCGTATCCTGTTAAAACCGGAACAAAATCTGCACCTGACAAACCGATTTTTTTTAGCAGAGGCTCAATTAAATAGATCAGTCTTCTTTGAAGTCCAGATTGTTCGGAAACGGCAATGCTCAGACCGACAAATACAACGACCGGAAAGGCCCATATGAATGAAAATGTACCAAGTGAGATCAAACCGTAATCACCAACAATCAGTGAATAGATGAATGGAGGTGATTGAGATAAGGCAGAAGAAAACGGTAAGATCAATGCTATTTCTGCCAATGGATCCAAAGTTAAAGATACTTTATAAGCCAAAAACACTGGAAGTCCGTATATGAGAAAAATGAAAAGAATCGCTGCTGCACGAAAAAATGGAGGTGGAAAAAGCGACAAAACTTGACTATCAACAACTGATGACCGCTCGCTCATGAAGTCCTCCTAACACATGCAGCTGTTATCACAGCATGATAAGTCATCTAAATACATGTGTGCTTGCCGATAAAATTCTAAAACCCTTTCATCGACTTGTAGCCCTAAACGGGTGCATATTTCATTTGCAACAACCGCGAATCTTTGGCGGTATTTATATATAAAACAAAAAATCACATCATTGTGCTTTACTTGAGGACCAATCAAGAACAGGCCGTCAGAGATCGTTGATTCATCGAGCTCTGTTAACTCAATACCTCCATGATCTCCCCAATAAAAATGCTCGAAAACTAACGTCAAGCTACTCTTATACCCGGTAGCCATAATTGGTTTTGTAGGAGAAGTAAGGACCTTTCCTGACTTTAAATGAATGAGGAAGTGACTGCTTTCTTGCTCCACTTCTACGACCTCTTCATTCTCTCTTAAGGTAAGCTGTTTGCCGTCTTCAATTTCACTTAACCGGTCGCTCGTAAATGGGGATAGCGAAACACTTGGATCTGGATCCTCATCAGCCCATGGGGCTCCTTTAGCTAATACAGTGACTTGACTGTCGTTCTTTACTAAGTGGTACGCTGCATCGATGCCACTTTCATACCCGCCAATAATGTAATAATGTTCTTGATTAGAAAACTCTGCCCAAGAATCGATTTGGCTAGTATGAATACAATGTTCACTTCCCTCAAATGGGTAAAGGTTTGGATATTGAAATTCGCCAGCTGCCCAAATGACATACTTACTATGGAAGAGCCCTTTATTCGTGTGAACCTCAAATATGTCACCTTCTTTATCAACTTTCTTCACATCCACCTTTGTTTGTACTGGCAGTTTGAAATGGTCTGAAATTCGCCGTAAGTAATCTGCATACTCTTCTCCCGTTAAATGTTCGGAAGCG
The Bacillus shivajii DNA segment above includes these coding regions:
- a CDS encoding nucleoside recognition domain-containing protein, which encodes MSERSSVVDSQVLSLFPPPFFRAAAILFIFLIYGLPVFLAYKVSLTLDPLAEIALILPFSSALSQSPPFIYSLIVGDYGLISLGTFSFIWAFPVVVFVGLSIAVSEQSGLQRRLIYLIEPLLKKIGLSGADFVPVLTGYGCNVVAVLQSKNCQSCTRKQCVSMVSFSSACSYQIGATLSIFNVANAPWLFIPYITLLFVAGAVHTRIWFMPTTSSMMYSYASSLRKPSWTRVKIQLNGMLSQFFKQAMPIFLVICFIAFLLDELKIIHVIIQVFKPLFALLTLPEEAGLGIFFSILRKDGILLFNESNGALLATFTLSEIFVVVFLASTLSGCLVTIWTIAKEFGIKHAMMHASKQAATSIVFAGLLLIFIKGISHLLGL
- a CDS encoding NAD(P)/FAD-dependent oxidoreductase — encoded protein: MKLYDIIIVGSGPAGVGMGALLKQLGVNNFAILEKHEVGSTFKKWPKETRLLTPSFPGHGFGQLDLNAIVPSTSPGYAYASEHLTGEEYADYLRRISDHFKLPVQTKVDVKKVDKEGDIFEVHTNKGLFHSKYVIWAAGEFQYPNLYPFEGSEHCIHTSQIDSWAEFSNQEHYYIIGGYESGIDAAYHLVKNDSQVTVLAKGAPWADEDPDPSVSLSPFTSDRLSEIEDGKQLTLRENEEVVEVEQESSHFLIHLKSGKVLTSPTKPIMATGYKSSLTLVFEHFYWGDHGGIELTELDESTISDGLFLIGPQVKHNDVIFCFIYKYRQRFAVVANEICTRLGLQVDERVLEFYRQAHMYLDDLSCCDNSCMC